A genomic segment from Vagococcus zengguangii encodes:
- a CDS encoding thymidine kinase, whose translation MAQLFFKYGAMNSGKTIEILKVAHNYEEQEKPVVLMTSGIDTRDGVGVVSSRIGLSRPAIPIFSETDVYEEIKKLPYKPYCVLIDESQFLEKHHVEGFTRVVDNLDIPVMAFGLKNDFRNELFEGSKYLLIHADKLEELKTICWFCHKKATMNLRVSDGKPVYDGEQIQIGGNESYYPVCRKHYHDPKL comes from the coding sequence ATGGCACAGTTATTTTTTAAGTATGGCGCAATGAATAGTGGGAAAACGATTGAGATATTGAAAGTTGCCCATAATTACGAAGAACAAGAAAAACCGGTAGTTTTAATGACCAGTGGCATTGATACCCGTGATGGTGTAGGTGTTGTTTCTAGTCGTATTGGTTTATCACGTCCAGCTATTCCAATTTTTTCAGAGACAGATGTTTATGAAGAAATTAAAAAGCTGCCTTATAAACCGTATTGTGTCTTAATTGATGAATCACAATTTTTGGAAAAACATCATGTTGAAGGCTTCACTCGTGTCGTGGATAATTTAGATATTCCGGTGATGGCGTTTGGATTGAAAAATGATTTTAGAAATGAATTATTTGAAGGGTCTAAATATTTATTAATTCATGCCGATAAGCTGGAAGAATTAAAAACTATTTGTTGGTTCTGCCATAAGAAAGCGACGATGAACCTACGAGTATCGGATGGTAAACCCGTCTATGATGGCGAACAAATTCAAATCGGTGGTAATGAATCGTATTATCCTGTTTGCCGTAAACATTATCACGACCCAAAATTATAA
- a CDS encoding serine hydrolase domain-containing protein has translation MFPNTRAKIEQMITQGIIPGAVYSFNHNQTSDTFTSGYRELTPTIKKMTRQTLFDIASLTKVVGTNSLILLLLEKNQIKLNEPINKYLPSFQDKTVTILQLLTHTSAINGYIPNRNELTQAQLIEAFNYLPVSVDKQGHEVVYTDTGTILLGFAIENLFKQPVQTIIEQEVLRPLNLNHTTFNPNPKECAPTNNLHQSQAALYGRVHDTKASVLKEHCGSAGLFSNIDDLNRFCQMMVNLGDLDGLTFLQSDTIKQLHQTWTPKANKNRSLGWDLKYHPKSQHPILFHTGYTGTFILIDLQEKTSFVFLSNRVHPVDNRETYLQHRDELIDIYLNELD, from the coding sequence ATGTTTCCTAATACCCGAGCAAAAATTGAGCAAATGATCACCCAAGGAATCATACCCGGTGCTGTCTATAGCTTTAACCACAATCAAACGAGTGATACCTTCACATCAGGCTACCGAGAGTTAACACCTACTATCAAAAAAATGACACGTCAAACCTTATTTGATATCGCCTCTTTAACTAAAGTAGTGGGGACAAACAGCCTCATTTTGTTGTTATTAGAAAAAAATCAAATCAAGTTGAATGAGCCAATCAACAAGTATCTACCAAGTTTTCAAGATAAAACAGTCACAATTCTACAATTACTAACGCATACATCAGCTATCAATGGCTATATTCCTAACCGTAATGAGCTGACGCAAGCACAATTAATTGAAGCCTTTAATTATCTACCGGTTTCGGTTGATAAGCAAGGTCATGAGGTCGTCTACACTGATACCGGGACAATTTTATTAGGCTTTGCAATTGAGAACTTGTTCAAACAACCTGTTCAAACTATCATTGAACAAGAGGTGCTCAGACCACTGAATTTGAATCACACAACTTTTAACCCCAACCCAAAAGAATGTGCCCCTACTAATAATCTTCATCAAAGCCAAGCTGCTTTGTATGGGCGAGTGCATGACACTAAAGCCTCCGTTCTAAAAGAACATTGCGGAAGTGCTGGTTTATTTAGTAATATTGACGACTTGAATCGCTTTTGTCAGATGATGGTTAATTTAGGAGACTTGGACGGCTTAACTTTTTTACAATCTGATACCATTAAACAACTTCATCAGACTTGGACGCCTAAAGCTAACAAAAATCGTTCACTCGGTTGGGATCTAAAATATCACCCGAAGAGTCAACACCCTATCTTGTTTCATACCGGTTATACTGGTACGTTTATATTGATTGATCTACAAGAAAAAACGAGTTTTGTCTTCCTTTCTAATCGAGTTCATCCCGTCGACAACCGCGAAACGTATCTTCAACATCGGGATGAGTTAATTGATATCTACTTAAATGAATTAGACTAG
- a CDS encoding YfhO family protein — protein sequence MSTTFKSILKNEKKYWLSAFFIPIIILAIAYLTIPIYPGSKLTLLASDAFSQFSNFHANFRNMLLGKQSIFYSWNASLGLNYLALISYYLGGIFTPLVLLFPLKMIPDAMYVLTLLKFGCAGLSFWVFSRNTYRIKPLYHVLLAISYALMGFSVAHSELIMWLDTFVWIPLILLGIDRIIEKKKPTLLFVSYLLLFMSNFYFGFMVGIFSFMYFLIKISMNWEQNKRAIKPYFITSILAGLASMIIILPTVFDLRQNGETLTEIKQLKTASTSWLDIPAKNMIGSFDTTKYGSIPFIYIGLIPLFLCTFYFVSKKFSLKNKALFASLFAVIIASFYLEPLNLFWHGMHAPNMFLFRYSFLFSVLVIILAGYALEKITREDIFTLQMVLIGWLLVFGITYCLPDKWQYDFITNWNFLLTLLLTSVYLILLMLFTKKDRLYWKSFQGSKILTFLLCAFLTLEISTNTTLLINSIRNDWNYPSRSLLNKTYDEFKDVVDQANQLSPDEFFRFEAISPISSNDSFKFNYNGISMFNSIRNRHSSSLLHQLGFRSRGTNLNIRYANNTLIMDSLLGVKYNQTANGLTKFGFNEVYQNKDYQLYQNEYALGLGTLTNQAIYNVTLPENDNLTAQTNLLNQLTNQKAQYFTSTQPEISYSNNTTIDYNESNHMTLTEQQGNVGKTITWRVHIPAGKQAYMSIFPTNFGELGSLTAELEVDGRKVKTQLSVNGQYFDLGYYEQDKTIEFSIEFYGTKSLTIMDPPVILLDIPQYQQAMNQLQDQQVTMNVNGRKINATATVTDDNNILFTTIPFDAGWQAKVNGKKVTLKAFKDGFITIPLQKGENTIELSFLPQGFIFGVGLFISCTLLFISYLYYLRKQEDSHD from the coding sequence ATGTCCACTACGTTTAAATCGATACTAAAAAACGAAAAAAAATATTGGCTAAGTGCCTTTTTCATTCCCATTATCATACTTGCAATAGCTTATTTAACAATCCCTATTTATCCAGGAAGTAAATTAACCCTATTAGCAAGTGATGCCTTTTCTCAATTTTCCAATTTTCACGCAAATTTCAGAAATATGCTATTAGGCAAGCAGAGTATATTTTATTCTTGGAATGCGTCATTAGGCTTAAATTATTTAGCACTTATTTCTTATTATCTAGGCGGAATTTTCACTCCGCTTGTCTTATTATTCCCACTCAAAATGATTCCAGATGCGATGTATGTCTTGACCTTACTTAAATTTGGTTGTGCCGGCTTAAGTTTCTGGGTATTCTCTCGTAACACTTATCGTATCAAACCTCTCTATCATGTGTTATTAGCAATTAGTTATGCCTTAATGGGTTTTTCGGTTGCACATTCAGAATTAATCATGTGGCTCGATACATTTGTCTGGATTCCATTAATTTTATTAGGCATCGACCGAATTATTGAGAAGAAAAAACCAACTTTATTATTTGTTTCTTATTTATTGTTATTTATGAGCAATTTTTATTTTGGTTTTATGGTAGGCATCTTCTCATTCATGTATTTCCTAATCAAAATCAGTATGAACTGGGAACAAAATAAACGAGCGATAAAGCCGTATTTTATCACCTCAATACTCGCTGGATTAGCCTCAATGATTATTATTTTGCCAACTGTTTTTGATTTACGACAAAATGGTGAGACGTTAACAGAAATTAAACAACTAAAAACAGCTTCTACGTCTTGGCTTGATATTCCGGCAAAAAATATGATTGGTTCATTTGATACAACAAAATATGGTTCAATTCCTTTTATTTATATTGGCTTGATTCCACTATTTTTGTGTACTTTTTATTTTGTTTCAAAAAAATTCTCTCTAAAAAACAAGGCACTATTCGCTAGCTTATTTGCCGTGATTATCGCCAGCTTTTACTTAGAACCTCTTAATCTTTTTTGGCATGGCATGCATGCACCCAATATGTTTCTATTCAGATACAGTTTTCTTTTTTCAGTGCTAGTTATTATCTTAGCTGGTTACGCGTTAGAAAAAATTACCCGTGAAGATATTTTTACTCTGCAAATGGTTTTAATTGGCTGGCTACTAGTATTTGGTATTACATATTGTTTACCAGACAAATGGCAGTATGACTTTATAACTAATTGGAACTTCTTGCTTACACTTTTATTAACAAGTGTCTACTTAATTTTATTAATGCTCTTCACAAAAAAAGACAGACTATATTGGAAATCTTTCCAAGGCAGTAAAATATTAACCTTCTTATTATGTGCCTTTTTAACATTAGAAATCAGCACTAATACGACTTTATTAATTAACAGTATTCGTAATGATTGGAACTATCCTTCACGTAGTTTATTAAATAAAACATATGATGAATTTAAGGATGTTGTGGATCAGGCCAACCAATTATCGCCTGATGAATTTTTCCGTTTTGAAGCGATTAGCCCCATTTCATCAAATGATAGCTTTAAATTTAACTACAACGGGATTAGCATGTTTAATTCCATTCGTAATCGCCATTCAAGTTCTTTACTACACCAGCTTGGCTTCCGTTCACGTGGAACAAATTTGAATATTCGCTATGCCAACAATACGTTAATCATGGACAGCTTGTTAGGAGTTAAATACAATCAAACAGCTAATGGCTTAACAAAATTTGGCTTTAATGAAGTCTATCAAAATAAAGACTACCAATTGTATCAAAATGAATATGCTTTAGGACTAGGGACATTAACCAATCAAGCTATCTACAACGTTACGTTACCTGAAAATGATAATTTAACCGCGCAAACTAATTTATTGAATCAATTAACCAATCAAAAAGCACAGTATTTCACGTCAACACAACCGGAAATTAGCTATTCAAACAATACAACGATTGACTATAATGAATCCAATCATATGACATTAACCGAGCAGCAAGGAAATGTTGGTAAAACAATTACATGGCGTGTCCATATTCCAGCTGGTAAACAAGCTTATATGAGCATTTTTCCAACGAACTTTGGCGAATTAGGCAGTTTAACAGCTGAATTAGAGGTTGACGGTCGCAAAGTGAAAACGCAACTTAGTGTCAACGGACAATATTTTGATCTAGGTTATTACGAACAAGATAAGACAATTGAATTTAGTATTGAATTTTATGGTACTAAATCTTTAACTATCATGGATCCACCGGTGATTTTACTTGATATTCCCCAATATCAACAAGCGATGAATCAACTACAAGATCAACAAGTGACCATGAACGTTAATGGTCGAAAAATTAACGCAACAGCCACTGTAACCGATGATAACAATATCCTATTTACTACCATTCCTTTTGACGCTGGTTGGCAAGCCAAAGTGAATGGCAAGAAAGTAACCCTAAAAGCATTTAAAGACGGATTCATCACAATTCCTCTTCAAAAAGGTGAAAACACGATTGAGTTATCATTCTTACCTCAAGGTTTCATCTTTGGCGTTGGGCTATTCATAAGCTGTACATTACTTTTTATCAGTTATCTCTATTATTTAAGAAAACAGGAGGACTCCCATGACTAA
- the proC gene encoding pyrroline-5-carboxylate reductase, with protein MTKLAFLGAGNMNTGIIKGLLASHTVSAEMMTLTASTQERSKAKAEVLGVNYAESNEALIQQADVVILGAKPQVLMTLLPTIDTSLWQNKLIISIAAGLTIEQLRQMTLPEAKIVRIMPNMNISLQKSVSGIAYSTNITQTEKTLVTHLFEAIGSTYVLDEKDFVTLTAIAGCSPAFTALYVDGLSRAAVAQGLPLDTSREIVIDAMIGTLLNLKENHLAPWDLINQVCSPGGTTIQGVASLEKDQLTTTLFNAVNATIRRDEELSQ; from the coding sequence ATGACTAAATTAGCCTTTCTTGGCGCTGGTAATATGAATACAGGGATTATTAAAGGGTTACTAGCTAGCCATACAGTTTCCGCCGAAATGATGACGTTGACTGCTTCTACTCAGGAAAGATCTAAAGCCAAAGCAGAAGTTTTAGGCGTCAATTATGCTGAATCAAACGAAGCACTTATTCAACAAGCAGATGTTGTAATATTAGGGGCTAAACCTCAAGTACTCATGACACTTCTACCAACAATAGATACGTCCCTATGGCAAAACAAATTAATTATCTCGATTGCGGCCGGCTTAACCATTGAGCAGTTACGTCAGATGACCTTACCAGAAGCGAAAATTGTGCGCATCATGCCAAATATGAACATCAGTCTCCAAAAAAGTGTCTCAGGCATTGCCTATTCAACTAATATAACGCAGACCGAAAAAACACTTGTTACACATTTATTTGAAGCCATTGGCAGTACCTACGTCCTAGATGAAAAAGACTTCGTGACTTTAACCGCTATCGCTGGCTGTTCACCTGCTTTTACAGCATTATATGTTGATGGACTAAGTCGCGCTGCAGTTGCTCAAGGATTACCTTTAGATACTTCTAGAGAAATTGTCATTGATGCAATGATTGGAACCTTATTAAATTTAAAAGAAAACCACTTAGCTCCTTGGGATTTAATTAACCAAGTCTGTTCACCAGGTGGAACGACTATCCAAGGCGTTGCCTCGCTTGAAAAAGATCAGCTGACCACCACCTTATTTAACGCCGTAAATGCTACAATAAGACGAGATGAGGAATTAAGTCAATAA
- the prfA gene encoding peptide chain release factor 1: MFDQLQAVEDRYEELGELLSDPTVISDNKRFMELSKEEAATRETVDVYRRYKEVIQGIKDAEELLSENLDAEMAEMAKEELYELKDEKVELEEKLKILLLPKDPNDDKNIIMEIRGAAGGDEAQLFAGDLFEMYQSYAQKQGWRFEVMEANITGIGGYKEVIIMISGNNVYSKLKYENGAHRVQRVPATESQGRVHTSTATVVVLPEAEEVELELEDKDIRVDIYHASGAGGQHVNKTASAVRLTHLPTGIAVAMQDQRSQLQNREKAMQVLRARVYDKMQQEAQSEYDATRKSAIGTGDRSERIRTYNFPQNRVTDHRIGLTIQQLDRILSGDMDDIIDALMIYDQTQKLEQMQNEQ, translated from the coding sequence ATGTTTGATCAATTGCAAGCGGTAGAAGACCGTTATGAAGAGCTTGGTGAGTTGCTAAGTGACCCAACAGTTATTTCTGATAACAAACGTTTCATGGAGTTGTCAAAGGAAGAAGCAGCCACTCGTGAAACAGTTGACGTATACCGTCGTTACAAAGAAGTGATTCAAGGAATTAAAGATGCTGAAGAATTATTATCTGAAAACCTTGATGCTGAGATGGCAGAAATGGCCAAAGAAGAATTATATGAATTAAAAGATGAAAAAGTTGAATTAGAAGAAAAATTAAAAATTCTTTTATTACCAAAAGACCCTAATGATGATAAAAATATCATCATGGAAATCCGTGGTGCAGCTGGTGGAGATGAGGCCCAATTATTCGCGGGTGACTTATTTGAAATGTACCAAAGTTATGCTCAAAAACAAGGTTGGCGCTTTGAAGTGATGGAAGCCAACATCACAGGGATAGGTGGTTACAAAGAGGTCATTATTATGATTTCAGGTAATAATGTTTATTCTAAATTAAAATATGAAAACGGCGCACACCGTGTTCAACGTGTCCCTGCGACGGAATCACAAGGTCGTGTTCATACGTCAACTGCGACAGTTGTTGTATTACCAGAAGCAGAAGAAGTGGAATTAGAGCTAGAGGATAAAGATATCCGTGTAGATATTTACCATGCTTCAGGAGCTGGTGGTCAGCACGTCAACAAAACAGCGTCAGCGGTACGTTTAACACATTTACCTACAGGGATCGCTGTTGCGATGCAAGACCAACGTTCACAGCTACAAAACCGTGAAAAAGCGATGCAAGTCTTACGTGCCCGCGTTTACGATAAAATGCAACAAGAAGCACAAAGTGAGTATGATGCAACTCGTAAGTCAGCGATTGGTACCGGCGATCGTTCAGAACGCATTCGTACCTACAACTTCCCACAAAATCGTGTGACTGATCACCGTATTGGCTTGACTATTCAGCAATTAGACCGCATTTTATCTGGTGATATGGATGATATCATTGATGCGTTAATGATCTATGATCAAACGCAAAAACTGGAGCAAATGCAGAATGAGCAGTAA
- a CDS encoding ABC transporter substrate-binding protein/permease, with product MKLFKSFKYLLLMLLFSLPTVGLADETQDQVYDKIIEKGVLNVGLSADYPPYEFHTMIDGKDTIVGIDISIAEKIADDLGVDLKITEMGFDGLLGALKTEKIDVIISGMTPTPEREKEVNFSDAYNFSKNRIIVRKEDKERFKSLNDFTGVKVGAQKQTVQEELVNNELTGAKPVLLQKFTDIVLQLQNNKIDAAVVDGPVAEAYLTQIKDLDFSPVEFVEDEKESSIALSKEAPVLLEKLNASIAEMHDQNLIEEYKAQTAIHMLDEDAASDDNSTDKKESPSFMSKYGNYYVKGTLYTLLLAFVGVLFGTILGALLSLMKLSSNKLLKAIAFVYIEYVRGTPLLVQIFLVFFGSNVLGLDLSALASSLIALSLNSAAYVAEIFRAGIKAVDNGQTEAARSLGMNQVQSLRHIVLPQAVKNILPALGNEFVTVIKESSVVSVIGVSELMFQSGVVQGASFKPFMPIVVASLIYFFLTFTLSRLLGVAERKMNNA from the coding sequence ATGAAATTATTCAAAAGTTTTAAGTATTTACTATTAATGTTATTATTCAGTCTACCTACTGTGGGCTTGGCGGATGAAACACAGGATCAAGTTTATGACAAAATCATCGAGAAAGGTGTTTTGAATGTTGGTTTATCAGCAGATTATCCTCCTTATGAATTTCACACGATGATTGATGGTAAAGATACTATCGTTGGTATTGACATTTCAATTGCCGAAAAAATTGCAGATGATTTGGGTGTCGACCTAAAAATCACTGAAATGGGGTTTGATGGTCTACTAGGAGCTTTAAAAACTGAAAAAATTGACGTGATTATTTCAGGTATGACCCCTACACCAGAACGTGAAAAAGAGGTAAACTTCTCAGATGCCTATAATTTTTCAAAAAACAGAATCATCGTGAGAAAAGAAGATAAAGAACGCTTCAAATCACTAAATGATTTTACTGGTGTTAAAGTAGGTGCCCAAAAGCAAACCGTTCAAGAAGAATTAGTTAATAATGAATTGACAGGCGCTAAACCAGTGTTACTACAAAAATTCACAGACATTGTTTTACAGTTACAAAACAATAAAATTGATGCCGCTGTAGTTGACGGTCCTGTAGCTGAAGCTTACTTAACACAAATTAAGGACTTGGACTTCTCACCTGTTGAATTTGTTGAAGATGAAAAAGAATCTTCTATTGCTTTATCAAAAGAAGCGCCTGTTTTATTAGAAAAACTTAATGCCTCAATTGCAGAAATGCATGATCAAAACTTAATTGAAGAGTATAAGGCTCAAACAGCCATCCATATGTTAGATGAAGATGCTGCCAGTGATGATAATAGTACAGATAAAAAAGAATCTCCTTCATTCATGAGTAAGTATGGTAATTACTATGTAAAAGGAACTCTCTACACATTATTATTAGCCTTTGTCGGCGTATTATTTGGAACTATTTTAGGAGCCCTTCTTTCATTAATGAAATTATCTAGCAACAAATTATTAAAAGCTATTGCATTCGTTTATATCGAATACGTTCGTGGTACACCACTATTAGTCCAAATTTTCTTAGTCTTTTTCGGATCAAACGTTCTAGGTTTAGATTTATCTGCCCTAGCTTCAAGTTTAATTGCCTTATCCTTAAACAGTGCAGCTTATGTTGCAGAAATTTTCCGTGCTGGGATTAAAGCGGTTGACAATGGTCAAACTGAAGCAGCTCGTTCTTTAGGGATGAATCAAGTCCAATCATTAAGACATATTGTGTTACCACAAGCAGTTAAAAATATCTTACCCGCTTTAGGTAATGAGTTTGTTACGGTTATTAAAGAATCATCCGTTGTTTCAGTCATCGGAGTGTCTGAATTAATGTTCCAATCAGGTGTCGTGCAAGGTGCAAGCTTCAAGCCGTTTATGCCAATCGTCGTGGCTTCATTAATTTATTTCTTCTTAACATTCACCCTATCTAGACTTTTAGGTGTAGCAGAAAGGAAAATGAACAATGCTTAA
- a CDS encoding YitT family protein, translated as MSQNIKTIVKNLLLITVGIFIFSAAVSSVAIPNQLGEGGVTGITLILYYLEGIPTALTSIFFNAILLIAGWKLLDRGTIYYTVYAVVIMSLFLKLTEGYVYYAKEGATAAILAGILMGIGIGLVMKGEGTTAGSVILAKMIHKLTGWRVSYVLLMLDMLVVLASYKVIGLERIILTALSLYISTKVLDFMLEGTNSKKTVMIISEEYDAIASAISTDINRGITMMDGIGYYKQTPKKVLYVVISRDQLVPIQKLITNIDPLAFVTINDVQNVIGEGFSRESLENNH; from the coding sequence ATGTCGCAAAATATCAAAACTATTGTTAAAAATCTACTATTAATTACAGTAGGGATTTTTATTTTCTCGGCTGCTGTTAGTTCAGTCGCGATACCAAATCAATTAGGTGAAGGTGGCGTAACGGGAATTACGTTAATTCTTTATTATCTAGAAGGAATTCCTACGGCCCTTACGAGTATCTTTTTTAATGCCATTTTATTAATTGCTGGTTGGAAATTACTAGATCGTGGAACGATTTATTATACCGTATATGCTGTTGTGATTATGTCATTATTTTTAAAGTTAACAGAAGGTTATGTTTATTATGCTAAAGAAGGAGCCACAGCCGCCATTTTAGCCGGAATCTTGATGGGGATCGGTATTGGACTGGTGATGAAAGGTGAAGGAACAACAGCGGGTAGTGTAATTTTAGCCAAAATGATTCATAAATTAACGGGCTGGCGCGTTAGTTATGTATTACTAATGTTAGATATGTTAGTAGTGCTTGCTTCATATAAAGTGATTGGGTTAGAGCGCATTATTTTAACAGCTCTGTCATTGTATATTTCAACCAAGGTTTTAGACTTCATGTTGGAAGGAACCAACTCGAAAAAAACGGTGATGATTATTTCAGAAGAATACGATGCGATTGCGAGTGCTATTAGTACTGACATCAACAGAGGAATTACTATGATGGACGGAATTGGTTACTATAAACAAACACCGAAGAAAGTATTATACGTTGTTATCTCACGTGATCAATTAGTGCCTATTCAGAAATTAATTACTAATATCGATCCGTTAGCCTTTGTGACAATTAATGATGTACAAAACGTAATTGGTGAGGGTTTTTCACGAGAATCACTAGAAAACAATCACTAA